The genomic window ttaaactggcagccccgtgccctgcgggagtatctgtgccctaactttgcaccaccccctccgtccctcctccccaccctcttcatcattaggaatgccactggaacattttctccatgctgaacatttgcacaggtgtcttaatgatccagcccatgtgccgggctgacacagctgaggaatagatgacaatctgcctggaacattcctaatgatgagaagggtggggaggagggacagagaggttctgccagcctaatgcatacacaatctaggccactcccgtagggcacggggctgccagtttaaaagttgttttttagcactataactacatcacctgccaaacggaccccaggacagatcttggattaaatgcagctatctgaaggtggtcagattgggggggtcagattgtgggtacagagacgctttaaCTATGCAGTGTTTCTGAGGTTACAGTGGTAGTGCTAATAGAATTTATGCCTTACAGCATGCTGTTTCATAGCTTAcagctgtgttcccacatttatATTCAGAACGTGTCCCGAACATCTTCTAGATAACGCCCCCACTTCTTCCCTAATAGCCATGCAATGTTGCTGATAATCCCGAAACATCACATGGCTATTGGGAAATAAATGGGGATGTGGTTGGGGCTGTATTTGAAGTgaatgcattcacacattccgtaaaACATGTATTACGGATACCCTATGGATGCACTTCCGTAACATACAAATAAGGCCTTAGTCTATTTGGTAAACTGACTTACCTGCAGCAAAAGACAACTAATCCCAAAAATATCAGGCCCAAGACAGACCCTAAAACCAGGAAGTTAATTAAAAAATTGCTTTGGGGCTCTGTTTCGAAACTAGCCAAGAGGATTTCTTCACAGCGCTCGCCAGTGTAATTGTTAATACATCTGTAGAACATAAAAGCAGTTCAAGTTATTAAAGAAGCGTTTCCATCTTTGCACAAACCTTTCCCCACCCCAGTATGTGGAAGTAATGAAAATTATTGTATTGAATATTATAGGAAAGCAAGTGCTATGAATTGGTAGAACTTGCACCCATCCATCATTATAAGGAAAGTCAAAGGTGGAAGTTTATGAAATGCGCCTTTTTAACTCCACTTTTCAAAGTTTGACTTGCCAATTTAAAATGTGCCAAATTTACAATATTGTTGCGAGTGGTAATATATGAATTTGTTGCACTTTTCTGCCTTATGAATTTGAATGCCACCTATTGAGTGAAATTGCAAAAATTTTTGTCTTAAATAGTAAATCTATCTAAAAGCATTTGGCACTTAAAATACGCCCCCTTTATTAAAACCATAACCCTTTCATACCCAAATCACATCTCCTATGTAAGCCAgttttttggcctcaaaatgcgCAATAACCACTgtgccatatctatctatctatctatttatatatatgtatataaatatatatatggtatcAGATAAGTGACACCTATAAATTTATTTAGAAGTGATGGAGCACATAACATGCTACTCACCTGCAGAGTTGCTTAGGACCTATGCTATAACATATGCCTTCATTCAAACAGAAAGATTTCTGCCCTTTCTCTGCACAGGGTACTCCATGACCTGAAACACAAGGCAGATCCAAATGTAAATCTGAGAATCACATTTCATATGAAGTTCTCTAGTTGGTTTCCAGTGAGGCTCGTTTTACACTACATTAAGCATAGTACATTGGACATGTACTTTGGTGAACTCCCCATAGGCAACAAGTTCAATGTTTGGCCCATGTTCTGATCATATacagttttttgggtttttttcttttttgcagggCTCACAAGCATGGCTGTATGCACTTTTCACAACCGTAAAATAAATGGTTATGTTTGAGACAGAATTGATTTATTATGTGGGAGCCGGTGGCCCACAGTTATCAATCTGCCTGAAACCACATCATTTTACCATAGCTTATAAAAGCtgggctatgattggttgctgttttgATTTTAAGCAGATTGATAAGTCTGGGACAAAGTATAGCTATCAGTAAAATGTATGAGCCTGGATTTCAAGCTGTTTAGCTCAGAAATTGAGCTGccttttattattatcattatttatttataacgaGTCCTTGATCCCAGAGCGCTGTACAAGTGATAAGGGTTAAAATACAGAACGTTACAAAATCAGGAAACAAattacatgaataaagtaaatgacagactgtTT from Dendropsophus ebraccatus isolate aDenEbr1 chromosome 1, aDenEbr1.pat, whole genome shotgun sequence includes these protein-coding regions:
- the NRG4 gene encoding pro-neuregulin-4, membrane-bound isoform isoform X1, which translates into the protein MLGLHGVAQKCTVHRSVTWNEVYYLSRRCQDTTRFSSTLLSLSQDQDICPHNMTTGHGVPCAEKGQKSFCLNEGICYSIGPKQLCRCINNYTGERCEEILLASFETEPQSNFLINFLVLGSVLGLIFLGLVVFCCRRKLKNRNEDGP
- the NRG4 gene encoding pro-neuregulin-4, membrane-bound isoform isoform X2, whose amino-acid sequence is MTTGHGVPCAEKGQKSFCLNEGICYSIGPKQLCRCINNYTGERCEEILLASFETEPQSNFLINFLVLGSVLGLIFLGLVVFCCRRKLKNRNEDGP